ACATCAAAAATTCTTCGCCGCCGGTGCGGCTTAACACGTCTTGATTGCGGGAGCATTCTCGCATCTGTTCGGTGACGGCTTGAATGACCTGATCGCCGACATCGTGCCCGTGAGCATCGTTGACGGCCTTGAAGAGATCGATGTCCAGCGAGATGACGGAAAAAGGAATGTTTTCAAGTTGCCAGGTTTCAAGCTGTTGTTGCAAGCCGCGACGATTCAGGATGCGGGTGAGCGGGTCGGTCAGGGATTCGGTTTTCAAGGCGTGGATGTGCTGGTGGACACTGCCGAATCCTTTCAACAGGGCAGTTTTCAGCTCGTCAGCTTCGTAATACCAGGTTTTAATCAGTTTGACCTCGGATTCGGTTTCCGGGGTTTCCGGGTGTTCGGCTTGTTGCGCCAAGTGCCAGAGCGGCTTGGAAATGCGCCCGGCAAACAGCCAGATAATCAGGCCGGTAACGAGAAGAATCGGTAGGGAGTGCCAAAGGACACTGAGCATTTGTTTGTCCAGCGTGGCGAGCGTGGCTTGCAATGGGCGTTGCGAGACGACTCCCCAGCCGGAAATGCCGACCGGCGAATAACCTGCCAGCATATTGATGCCTTGGCTGTTGATGATTTTTTGATGGCCGGTTTGCCCATCCAGCACCGTTTCGATGGCCGGGTTGTCGAGTACCTTTTCGCCGATGCGCGTTTTGTCCGGGTGGACGATAAGGCGATGTTTCGCGTCGACGACGTAGAGGTAGGTCTCGTCCTGATAGCTTTGGTCGCTCAGCAGTCGGTGCAGAATGCTGCGGTCGTGTAAATTGATGAGCCCGCCGATAAAGCCGTCATAATGGCCCGCTTCATCGATAATCGGCTGGGAAACCAGAATGAAATATTGACCTTGGTTTAAACGAAACGGTGAGCTGATTCGGGTTTGCTGCTGTGTTAAGGCTTCCTGAATCGGCGCGTCTTTCAGGATGACATCGGCTTTGAAGGATTCGGGAGCGGCCACGGCTTGCAGTTGGCCGTTTGCATTGACGCGCACCACGGCATTGAAACTGTCTGATTGGCGTAACAAGCGTTCGGTTTCCAGTTGCGAAAGCGACGGGTTCTGCGGGGCTTGTGCAATGGCTTGGCTGCTCCAGTTCAGTTCGCTCATGACTAAATTGAGGTGCATGGCGGTGCTGCGCGCCAGTTTGGTGGCGTAGGCTTCATTGGCGTGTAAGGTGCCGTCGATGAGAAGGTTTTTCTGCACCTTGTAAGTGGCGTAAAGCGCATTGACTAGGGTCAGAATGACGCTGACGGTGGCCAGAGAGAGAATAAGGCGTCGTAAATCGAT
The nucleotide sequence above comes from Hydrogenovibrio thermophilus. Encoded proteins:
- a CDS encoding sensor domain-containing diguanylate cyclase encodes the protein MQLNRIDLRRLILSLATVSVILTLVNALYATYKVQKNLLIDGTLHANEAYATKLARSTAMHLNLVMSELNWSSQAIAQAPQNPSLSQLETERLLRQSDSFNAVVRVNANGQLQAVAAPESFKADVILKDAPIQEALTQQQTRISSPFRLNQGQYFILVSQPIIDEAGHYDGFIGGLINLHDRSILHRLLSDQSYQDETYLYVVDAKHRLIVHPDKTRIGEKVLDNPAIETVLDGQTGHQKIINSQGINMLAGYSPVGISGWGVVSQRPLQATLATLDKQMLSVLWHSLPILLVTGLIIWLFAGRISKPLWHLAQQAEHPETPETESEVKLIKTWYYEADELKTALLKGFGSVHQHIHALKTESLTDPLTRILNRRGLQQQLETWQLENIPFSVISLDIDLFKAVNDAHGHDVGDQVIQAVTEQMRECSRNQDVLSRTGGEEFLMLLPYTPLEYAVQVAERLRKTMSEAPLKTVGTITISLGVAHWPETAEDMKKVLKQADVALYQAKQTGRNKVCVATDSACQEAMRKWEDILN